In Actinoplanes sp. NBC_00393, a single genomic region encodes these proteins:
- a CDS encoding glycoside hydrolase family 36 protein yields the protein MTLEWANLVIDPGVDGPAVLRGTGQPLVEVLVAGEGRDHVSRRFSETSIGRRLRFTGVAQTRDGDWHELRLDQHDERTGLGVRLALRRTDGVAAVQVRTTVTNNGPDPVLLLGVTSLAAGRPGPVDDLDLVTGDSEWLGEGRWTRRPVRDLVPDLHLRAHGQDGRGCHTVTSTGTWSTGTHLPTGGLTDRTTGRSWWWQIEHNGPWRYEVGERRDGVYLALLGPTDIDHQWQQWLAPGESFTTVPVSLADSIEDLTAHRRALRHSDSAHPVIFNDYMNTLMGDPTTAKLLPLIDAAAQAGAEVFCIDAGWYDNEADWWDSVGEWQPSQTRFPRGLEEVIGRIRGHGLVPGLWLEPEVIGVRSPVADKLPDAAFLQRGGVRLVEHGRYHLDLRHPAAIAHLDDVVDRLVEQLGVGYFKLDYNIDPGTGTDLGTPSTGAGLLAHNRAHLAWLDEVLARHPGLILENCASGAMRADYALLSRMHLQSTSDQQDFRLYPPIAVAAPLSVLPEQAASWAYPQPEMTAEEIAYTMCTGLLGRLYLSGRLDIMRPDQQELVREGVLAHQAVRPEIAASVPLWPTGLPGWDDTWLALGLRAGDTTYLGLWRRPGADPSVTLPLSAGEVEVLYPRRLPEWSYSWAPGGLTVTTDQTDPYAARIFRIRHRPSR from the coding sequence GTGACCTTGGAATGGGCAAACCTGGTCATCGACCCCGGCGTGGACGGGCCCGCGGTGCTCCGCGGAACCGGGCAGCCGCTGGTCGAGGTCCTGGTCGCCGGGGAGGGCCGCGACCACGTGTCGCGGCGCTTCTCGGAGACCTCGATCGGCCGCCGGCTGCGGTTCACCGGGGTCGCGCAGACCCGCGACGGCGACTGGCACGAGCTGCGGCTCGACCAGCACGACGAGCGGACCGGTCTGGGCGTACGCCTCGCTCTGCGCCGGACCGACGGCGTCGCGGCCGTCCAGGTACGCACGACGGTGACCAACAACGGCCCCGACCCGGTCCTGCTGCTCGGTGTCACCTCCCTCGCGGCCGGCCGGCCCGGCCCGGTCGACGACCTCGACCTGGTCACCGGCGACAGCGAGTGGCTCGGCGAGGGCCGGTGGACCCGGCGCCCAGTGCGCGACCTGGTGCCCGACCTGCACCTGCGCGCGCACGGCCAGGACGGTCGCGGCTGCCATACCGTGACCAGCACCGGAACCTGGTCCACCGGCACCCACCTGCCGACCGGCGGCCTGACCGACCGGACCACCGGCCGGTCCTGGTGGTGGCAGATCGAGCACAACGGCCCGTGGCGCTACGAGGTCGGGGAACGCCGCGACGGCGTCTACCTGGCCCTGCTCGGGCCGACCGACATCGACCACCAGTGGCAGCAGTGGCTCGCCCCGGGCGAGTCGTTCACCACGGTCCCGGTCTCGCTGGCCGACTCGATCGAGGACCTCACCGCGCACCGGCGGGCGCTGCGCCACTCGGACAGCGCCCACCCGGTGATCTTCAACGACTACATGAACACGCTGATGGGCGACCCGACCACGGCGAAACTGCTGCCGCTGATCGACGCCGCCGCGCAGGCCGGCGCCGAGGTGTTCTGCATCGACGCCGGCTGGTACGACAACGAGGCCGACTGGTGGGACAGCGTCGGCGAGTGGCAGCCGTCGCAGACCCGCTTCCCGCGCGGTCTCGAGGAGGTGATCGGCCGGATCCGCGGCCACGGCCTGGTCCCCGGGCTGTGGCTGGAGCCGGAGGTGATCGGGGTGCGCAGCCCGGTCGCCGACAAACTGCCCGACGCCGCGTTCCTGCAGCGTGGCGGTGTGCGGCTGGTCGAGCACGGCCGCTACCACCTGGACCTGCGGCACCCGGCCGCGATCGCGCACCTCGACGACGTGGTGGACCGCCTCGTCGAGCAGCTCGGGGTCGGCTATTTCAAGCTGGACTACAACATCGACCCGGGCACCGGCACCGACCTCGGCACACCCAGCACCGGCGCCGGGCTGCTCGCCCACAACCGTGCCCACCTGGCCTGGCTCGACGAGGTCCTGGCCCGGCATCCCGGCCTGATCCTGGAGAACTGCGCCTCCGGGGCGATGCGCGCCGACTACGCCCTGCTCAGCCGGATGCACCTGCAGTCGACCAGCGACCAGCAGGACTTCCGGCTGTACCCGCCGATCGCGGTGGCCGCGCCGCTGTCCGTGCTGCCCGAGCAGGCGGCGAGCTGGGCCTACCCGCAGCCGGAGATGACCGCCGAGGAGATCGCGTACACCATGTGCACCGGTCTGCTGGGCCGGCTCTACCTTTCCGGGCGTCTCGACATCATGCGCCCTGACCAGCAGGAACTCGTACGCGAGGGCGTGCTCGCCCACCAGGCCGTCCGTCCGGAGATCGCCGCGAGCGTCCCGCTCTGGCCGACTGGCCTGCCCGGCTGGGACGACACCTGGCTCGCCCTCGGGTTGCGCGCCGGCGACACCACCTACCTCGGCCTCTGGCGGCGCCCGGGCGCCGACCCGAGCGTCACCCTGCCGCTGTCCGCCGGCGAGGTCGAGGTGCTCTACCCGCGACGCCTCCCGGAGTGGTCATACTCCTGGGCGCCCGGGGGGCTCACCGTGACCACCGATCAGACCGACCCGTACGCGGCCCGGATCTTCCGGATCCGCCACCGCCCCTCCCGATAA
- a CDS encoding ABC transporter substrate-binding protein: MKRWISAAGALLLAAGLAACTDPGAETTTDATAITWADPAAKLDGVKLTIWAAQNSNTVPKKVVEGFQQATGATVEVVTIPDPYEQGIQTKVATGDKPDLAFWQPTASMLTAINAKTNLQPLTGAPWLSSVDPALKDITGILDDTRYAALVTSPAVEGVYYNKEVFAANGITANPKNFDELIEVARTLKGKGVTPFYEMGADRWATQWWVQVQLADAAKAGLWDRINTGQEKFTDKTVLSAIEKYQALIKDGLFNKDIKTAKFEDQGTALLDGKAAMVVQVNSFFGQLQAKADTATLNKKIGFFPIAPSGNIGTFIPDQSNALVAFKTGDAKREAAARQLLAYWMGPGYQDFITDRNTVSLQTGVANPSGVPQALLDVHAAVGSSAGSMQALAVANPDLYLNLADMIAGTMTPQQVAQATQDQFEQLAKAAGYLK; this comes from the coding sequence ATGAAACGCTGGATCAGCGCCGCCGGCGCACTGCTGCTCGCCGCCGGTCTCGCCGCCTGCACCGACCCGGGCGCCGAGACGACCACCGACGCGACCGCGATCACCTGGGCCGACCCGGCCGCCAAGCTGGACGGCGTCAAGCTGACCATCTGGGCCGCGCAGAACAGCAACACCGTCCCGAAGAAAGTGGTCGAGGGCTTCCAGCAGGCCACCGGCGCCACGGTCGAGGTGGTCACCATCCCCGACCCGTACGAGCAGGGCATCCAGACCAAGGTCGCCACCGGCGACAAACCGGACCTGGCGTTCTGGCAGCCGACCGCCTCCATGCTGACCGCGATCAACGCGAAGACCAACCTGCAGCCGCTGACCGGCGCCCCCTGGCTCTCGTCGGTGGACCCCGCCCTCAAGGACATCACCGGCATCCTCGACGACACCCGGTACGCCGCCCTGGTCACCAGCCCGGCCGTCGAGGGCGTCTACTACAACAAGGAGGTCTTCGCGGCCAACGGGATCACGGCGAACCCGAAGAACTTCGACGAGCTGATCGAGGTCGCGCGCACCCTCAAGGGCAAGGGCGTCACCCCGTTCTACGAGATGGGCGCGGACCGCTGGGCCACCCAGTGGTGGGTGCAGGTGCAGCTCGCCGACGCGGCCAAGGCCGGGCTGTGGGACCGGATCAACACCGGGCAGGAGAAGTTCACCGACAAGACGGTTCTTTCCGCCATCGAAAAATATCAGGCGCTGATCAAGGATGGTCTGTTCAACAAGGACATCAAGACCGCCAAATTCGAGGACCAGGGTACGGCGCTGCTGGACGGCAAGGCGGCGATGGTCGTGCAGGTCAACTCGTTCTTCGGTCAGCTGCAGGCCAAGGCCGACACCGCCACGCTGAACAAGAAGATCGGCTTCTTCCCGATCGCGCCGTCCGGCAACATCGGCACCTTCATCCCGGACCAGTCCAACGCGCTGGTCGCCTTCAAGACCGGTGACGCCAAGCGCGAGGCGGCGGCCCGGCAGCTGCTCGCCTACTGGATGGGCCCCGGCTACCAGGACTTCATCACCGACCGCAACACGGTCTCGCTGCAGACCGGGGTGGCCAACCCGTCCGGCGTACCTCAGGCCCTTCTCGACGTGCACGCCGCGGTCGGCTCCTCGGCCGGCTCGATGCAGGCCCTCGCGGTCGCCAACCCCGACCTGTACCTCAACCTGGCCGACATGATCGCCGGCACGATGACCCCGCAGCAGGTCGCCCAGGCCACCCAGGACCAGTTCGAGCAGCTCGCCAAGGCCGCCGGTTACCTCAAGTGA
- a CDS encoding carbohydrate ABC transporter permease, with amino-acid sequence MTTAIGTLTKARALPKAAPGTITRRTHPLWFLLPAYALLLVFFVLPTVYQFIYAFTDWSGFKASINPVGTENFAQLASDGTLFRSLRITLVYAVLVAIFQNVFGFGLAVLLERDTVLNRIARTFFLIPVLMSALAVGYIFQALFKGTGLLADTTWTIVVVSLIHAWKWMGLAMLIYLAGLKTVPLDVLEAARIDGASRWRTFWKVRAPLLAPAVTFNVATALLGSMNGFDIVQATTGGGPARTTELLNIFIYRTFGQGLFAQATTMSLVLFLMVVVLAFPVIRLLRKREEVMS; translated from the coding sequence GTGACCACTGCCATCGGAACGCTGACGAAGGCCCGGGCGCTGCCGAAAGCAGCCCCGGGCACCATCACCCGGCGCACGCATCCACTGTGGTTCCTTCTTCCCGCGTACGCGTTGCTGCTCGTCTTCTTCGTGCTGCCGACGGTCTACCAGTTCATCTACGCGTTCACCGACTGGTCCGGGTTCAAGGCGTCGATCAACCCGGTCGGCACGGAGAACTTCGCCCAGCTCGCCTCGGACGGCACGCTGTTCCGGTCGCTGCGGATCACGCTCGTGTACGCCGTACTCGTGGCGATCTTCCAGAATGTGTTCGGCTTCGGCCTGGCCGTGCTCCTGGAACGCGACACCGTGCTCAACCGGATCGCCCGCACGTTCTTCCTGATCCCGGTGCTGATGTCCGCGCTCGCCGTCGGCTACATCTTCCAGGCCCTGTTCAAGGGCACCGGCCTGCTGGCCGACACCACCTGGACCATCGTGGTCGTCTCACTGATCCACGCCTGGAAGTGGATGGGCCTGGCCATGCTGATCTACCTGGCCGGCCTGAAGACCGTCCCGCTCGACGTCCTGGAGGCGGCCCGCATCGACGGCGCCTCCCGGTGGCGGACCTTCTGGAAGGTCCGCGCCCCGCTGCTCGCCCCGGCTGTCACCTTCAACGTGGCGACCGCCCTGCTCGGCTCGATGAACGGCTTCGACATCGTGCAGGCCACCACCGGCGGCGGCCCGGCGCGGACCACCGAACTGCTCAACATCTTCATCTACCGCACCTTCGGCCAGGGCCTGTTCGCCCAGGCCACCACCATGAGCCTGGTCCTGTTCCTGATGGTGGTGGTGCTGGCGTTCCCGGTCATCCGGCTGCTGCGCAAACGCGAGGAGGTCATGTCGTGA
- a CDS encoding carbohydrate ABC transporter permease, with amino-acid sequence MSDLPIWRRLQPVAALVLVVALIGIPLWLVVATAGKSQGEAIDPNLSPPTEWHLWDNLRQVWIDADVPAALFGSLLIVVPTVAGVLVLGSMAAWVLARRGSRLTAVLYALGISGIILPPAVVTVVLLLRQLGLAGTAIGMIGVYLGIYLSTVIFFVTGFVRTIPSSLEEAAQIDGAGPVAVFRKVVLPLLRPVLATATILICLYVWNDVFYAFFVVGGRLDTLPLNLFRVASAGLYLNNWHLIFAYVILMSLPLVAVFAVAQRKIISGITGGAVK; translated from the coding sequence GTGAGCGACCTGCCGATCTGGCGGCGGCTGCAACCCGTCGCCGCACTCGTCCTGGTCGTCGCGCTGATCGGGATTCCGCTGTGGCTGGTCGTGGCGACCGCCGGCAAGTCGCAGGGCGAGGCGATCGATCCGAACCTGAGCCCGCCCACCGAGTGGCACCTGTGGGACAACCTGCGGCAGGTGTGGATCGACGCCGACGTGCCGGCCGCGCTGTTCGGCAGCCTGCTGATCGTGGTGCCGACCGTGGCCGGGGTCCTGGTGCTCGGCTCGATGGCGGCCTGGGTGCTGGCCCGGCGCGGCTCCCGGCTGACCGCGGTGCTGTACGCGCTCGGCATCAGCGGCATCATCCTGCCGCCGGCCGTGGTCACCGTGGTGCTGCTGCTGCGCCAGCTCGGCCTGGCCGGCACCGCGATCGGGATGATCGGCGTCTACCTCGGCATCTACCTGTCCACGGTGATCTTCTTCGTCACCGGATTCGTCCGGACCATCCCCTCCTCGTTGGAGGAGGCGGCGCAGATCGACGGGGCCGGGCCGGTCGCGGTGTTCCGCAAGGTGGTGCTGCCGCTGCTGCGCCCGGTGCTGGCCACCGCGACCATCCTGATCTGCCTGTACGTCTGGAACGACGTGTTCTACGCGTTCTTCGTGGTCGGCGGCCGGCTGGACACCCTGCCGCTGAACCTGTTCCGGGTGGCCAGCGCCGGCCTGTACCTGAACAACTGGCACCTGATCTTCGCGTACGTGATCCTGATGAGCCTGCCGCTGGTCGCTGTCTTCGCGGTCGCCCAGCGAAAGATCATCTCGGGCATCACCGGCGGCGCCGTCAAATAG
- a CDS encoding winged helix-turn-helix transcriptional regulator: MEERTSEEPGSCEVTDGDYDVWQWDTREDCEVRQILDRVADKWSLLVIALLERRTLRFTELKRKIDGVSQRMLAQTLRHLERDGLVSRTVHATVPPRVDYALTPLGATLHETIRTLVTWTESHQGEIVAARNTYDRRVVAEKAEAERAAAERDAIARAI; the protein is encoded by the coding sequence ATGGAAGAACGCACTTCCGAAGAACCCGGTTCCTGCGAGGTAACCGACGGCGACTACGACGTCTGGCAGTGGGACACCCGGGAGGACTGCGAGGTCCGGCAGATCCTCGACCGGGTGGCCGACAAGTGGTCGCTGCTGGTGATCGCCCTGCTGGAGCGGCGCACGCTGCGGTTCACCGAGCTCAAGCGCAAGATCGACGGCGTGAGCCAGCGGATGCTCGCGCAGACCCTGCGGCACCTGGAACGCGACGGCTTGGTCTCGCGCACCGTGCACGCGACCGTGCCGCCGCGGGTCGACTACGCGCTGACGCCCCTCGGCGCGACTCTGCACGAGACCATCCGCACGCTGGTCACCTGGACCGAGTCGCATCAGGGCGAGATCGTGGCGGCCCGCAACACTTACGACCGGCGGGTAGTGGCCGAGAAGGCGGAGGCCGAGCGGGCGGCCGCGGAGCGGGACGCCATCGCCCGCGCTATTTGA
- a CDS encoding MFS transporter, whose translation MNVRAWGVLFVLSGAIFLEGIDVAMLNVALPAIRDDLGLSTGTLSGVVSAYVLGYGGFMLLGGRAADLLGKRRMFLLWLTVFLIFSGLGGFATEGWMLLTARFVTGVAAAFMAPAGLALITGTFPEGPPRNRALGVYAGTAAGGFSLGLVAGGVLASAGWRWVFFAPVILAAVILAAAIPLLRDDTPPARPARGSFDLAGAAAVTTSMLLLAYGVVRLEHGTEGFGITLSVFAAGFAALAAFVGIERRSPAPLVRLGILRTPGLVRVNAGALLFLTAFAGFQFVITLYLQELRGWSPLQTGLAMLIVGIDTILAPTLTPKLVNRFGTARVLFAGICSAVLGYALFLPVSADWTYAAMLPSMLLLGLAFSLAYGPLTTAATDGVAEHEHGLAGGLLYTSIQFGTALGVSAVTALSVVALDTAGSPITLEAIRTALILPAAAAVLAAIITAFGLRARTSVPTPTPAPV comes from the coding sequence ATGAACGTACGGGCATGGGGAGTCCTGTTCGTCCTGAGCGGGGCGATCTTCCTGGAAGGCATCGACGTGGCGATGCTCAACGTGGCATTACCCGCGATCCGCGACGACCTCGGGTTGAGTACCGGCACCCTCAGCGGTGTGGTCAGCGCGTACGTCCTCGGCTACGGCGGCTTCATGCTGCTCGGCGGGCGGGCCGCGGACCTGCTCGGCAAGCGGCGGATGTTCCTGCTCTGGCTGACCGTCTTCCTGATCTTCTCGGGCCTCGGCGGGTTCGCCACCGAAGGCTGGATGCTGCTCACCGCCCGCTTCGTCACCGGGGTCGCCGCCGCGTTCATGGCGCCCGCCGGCCTGGCCCTGATCACCGGCACGTTCCCGGAGGGCCCGCCGCGCAACCGGGCCCTCGGCGTCTACGCCGGCACCGCGGCCGGCGGCTTCTCGCTCGGCCTGGTCGCCGGCGGGGTGCTGGCTTCGGCCGGCTGGCGCTGGGTGTTCTTCGCCCCGGTCATCCTGGCCGCGGTGATCCTGGCCGCCGCGATACCGCTGCTGCGCGACGACACTCCCCCGGCACGCCCGGCGCGAGGCAGCTTCGACCTGGCCGGCGCAGCCGCGGTCACCACCAGCATGTTGCTTCTGGCGTACGGGGTGGTCCGCCTGGAACACGGCACCGAAGGTTTCGGCATCACCCTGTCCGTGTTCGCCGCCGGTTTCGCCGCGCTGGCTGCGTTCGTCGGCATCGAACGGCGCTCCCCCGCCCCGCTGGTCCGGCTCGGGATCCTGCGCACCCCGGGTCTGGTCCGGGTCAACGCCGGCGCGCTGCTGTTCCTGACCGCGTTCGCCGGGTTCCAGTTCGTCATCACGCTCTACCTGCAGGAGCTGCGCGGCTGGAGTCCGCTGCAGACCGGTCTGGCGATGCTGATCGTCGGCATCGACACGATTCTGGCGCCCACGCTGACGCCGAAGCTGGTCAACCGGTTCGGCACCGCCCGGGTGCTGTTCGCCGGCATCTGCTCGGCGGTGCTGGGCTACGCGCTGTTCCTGCCGGTCAGCGCGGACTGGACGTACGCCGCGATGCTGCCCAGCATGCTGCTGCTCGGCCTGGCGTTCTCGCTGGCCTACGGCCCGCTGACCACCGCGGCCACCGACGGCGTCGCCGAGCACGAGCACGGCCTGGCCGGCGGCCTGCTCTACACCTCGATCCAGTTCGGCACCGCGCTGGGCGTGTCGGCGGTGACCGCGCTGAGCGTGGTCGCCCTCGACACGGCCGGCTCCCCGATCACCCTGGAGGCGATCCGCACCGCCCTGATCCTGCCCGCCGCCGCCGCGGTCCTCGCCGCGATCATCACCGCGTTCGGCCTGCGCGCCCGCACATCCGTCCCGACCCCGACCCCGGCCCCGGTGTAG